The genome window ATGATACGACATTTATTCTCTCCATAATACCCTCCTTGGTCATATATTTAAGGAAATTGGGCAAGCTGTACCATGCTGAGATAAGTTCCATTATATGACGAGCTTTGCCCGAAGGCAGAGCAGGTACAGATATTGTCGAGGGACAAGGTCAGGGCAAAATGTACCTCAGGCAGCAATGTGTGGGTTTTGCCATGCCTTAGTCACCACACCGTCGCTTATCCGCAAAAGGAAATGTGTCGCCAAGACTTCGCTTAGGTCAGCCCACATTCGTTAACCGTGCAAAATAACGACCATCGGCAAACTTAGAGATAGACACTCTCACTCACCACTTCGACGACTAACGACAACAGGGTCAAGATGTAAGTTTTGCGCTCGACTACAGATCAATCAAAATCTTAAAGAATAGAATCGCTGATGTTAATTTTTTCAGGAGTCACCGGAAGTACGAAGCGCCTCGGCACGGTTCGTCAACCTCGTTTTCCTCCTTCGATGGCTTCGAAATATCTGCGCTCTCTGTGTGTGTGATATACTGACCAACGTTCTCACAGGCTCTCTTGCCTTCCTGCCGCGCAAGCGCGCTGCCAGACACCGTGGAAAGGTCAAGAGGTTAGTTTAGCCGCTACAATTTCCAATCTCGAGAcccaaaaaaagaagacaGTATGCTGAGCGTGCGACAGCTTCCCCAAGGATGACCCCAAGAAGCCCGTCCACCTGACGGCCTCCATGGGTTACAAGGCCGGTATGACCACCGTCGTCCGTGATCTTGACAGACCCGGTGCCAAGATGCacaagaaggagattgttGAGGCTGTTACCATCATCGAGACTCCTCCTGTATGTTCATTGACCCAAGGATTTGGTTGGTTACGAAAAAGGGGCGGTCACTTACacttattatctatagctTGTTGCTGTCGGTGTTGTCGGTTACATCGAGACCCCCCGTGGTCTCCGCTCGCTCACCACTGTCTGGGCTGAGCACCTGAGCGACGAGGTCAAGCGCCGCTTCTACAAGAACTGGtacaagagcaagaagaaggccttcACCAAGTACGCCAAGAAGCACGCTGAGGAGAACGGTGCCTCCATCACCCGTGAGCTTGAGCGCATCAAGAAGTACTGCACCGTCGTCCGTGTCCTCGCCCACACCCAGATCCGCAAGACCCCtctcaagcagaagaaggccCACCTGATGGAGATTCAGGTCAACGGTGGCTCCGTTGCCGACAAGGTTGACTTTGCCCGCAACCTGTTCGAGAAGCCCATTGAGATCGACAGTATCTTCGAGAAGGACGAGATGATCGATGTCATTGCCGTCACCAAGGGTCACGGTTTCCAGGGTGTCACCAGCCGTTGGGGCACCAAGAAGCTGCCCCGTAAGACTCACAAGGGTCTGCGTAAGGTTGCTTGTATCGGTGCTTGGCACCCTAGTCACGTCCAGTGGACTGTTGCCCGTGCCGGTCAGATGGGTTACCACCACCGTACCTCTTGCAACCACAAGGTCTTCCGCATTGGCAAGGGCTCTGATGAGGGTAACGCCTCCACTGATTTtgatatctccaagaagcAGATTACTCCGTAAGTGCCATGTCAACTGGATTGCTATATTGAACAATAATCGCTAATGAAATATCCTTACAGCATGGGTGGTTTCGTCCGCTATGGTGAGGTCAAGAACGACTATATCATGGTCAAGGGCTCCGTTCCTGGTGTCAAGAAGCGTGTTATGACTCTGCGCAAGACCCTGTACCCCCAGACCAGCCGGAGAGCCACCGAGAAGGTTGAGCTCAAGTGGATCGATACCTCCTCCAAGTTCGGCCATGGTGCTTTCCAGACTCCCGAGGAGAAGCGTGCATTCATGGGTACCCTCAAGAAGGACCTTGTTACTTCTGCTTAAGGTGTTTATGTCGGTTTGGTGTAGTGCAGCTTCTTACATTTTTCAATAAAAAAGCGAACAATACCTTCAAAGCCTACGCCTTCTGCTGAATGATCATTGATGCCTGTTTCCCAAGTCCTCATGTAGCTTAAGGTAATATGATGATGTTCCAAAGAAAATGGTTTTCACAAAGCAATCAAGTAGTGTACACTCCAAAAGGACTGTACATAAAAATTGTTAAGACCCAAAGGGCTTGAGGGTAAAAAGTTTGCGCCTCCCGAAATCTCTCCTGGAATTTTTAGCCCTCTCTTAGGTCTCATTTTCTGCAAACAATACTCCGTCCGTCCTTGTCAGTGATATTCTCACTGTCTCACTTGCATGTATTCATCTAATTGTCAATTCTAAGAGGCACTGGTCGTTCGTGAAGCATCCATGCGTCGGTGGCAGCTGAGCCGCAGGGTATATTGCGTCATTAATCGCAACCTGGTTTGGGCTTCGACTTCCACTGCATCATCAAGTCGGGCTGCCCTCTCTCCCCAATCCTTAATTTTAAAGTCTCAGAGtttttccatttcctttCAACGTCGCTTATATTCCAACCTGTGCATCCGAACTTCTCCGCAGACACAGACGCTTCTAGTTTCGACCCACCAAACCCACTACACCATCCCATCACCGAACCCTCGCCGTAGTCCCATCATCTCTCGAGCCATGTCAGACGACGCTTACATGTCCTTCCTTGATAAGGCCAACGCCGACCTCAATAACGCCCGAGCACAACAACCCCAGCAATCGTCCGGCGTGCGCACGGAAACCGTCGACGTTGGTGTTCAGATCCCCGCTCCACTCAGATCAGTGGATGCATACTACATTTCCGAGACAGACGAGCCCTTTGAGCCGGTAGCTTTGAAATGGGAGGGCGCGGATAAGGGAACTTGGCCCGGCCCTGGTTCGTGTAGCCCGATGGGAGCATCATGTTGCctgaaaagacaaaaagcATTTGCTAACGATGCCTTATCCGCTCAGCCGAATTCTCGAGACTCATCTCCCCTAACGCTgacatctcctcctccattgaGACATTGACGCCTTCGACCTTCGATCCCAAGAACCAGTACTCGGCTGCGCTGCGCGCGGTGCGAGCCGCGGTCGCGCAGACTTTTGGAGGTGGTGAGCCTGGCATCGATGAATCGGATGTAGAGACTAAGGTGTACCGGGTGGAAGTTGGTAAATCACGCGTCGAGTATTATATTTTGGGACTAGATGCTGTGGGAGGAACTATTGTGGGATTGAGGGCGAAGGCAATCGAGTCTTAGCTTGCGTCTTCTCTACTCTGTCTCTACTCTGGTCTGTGTGTCCGATCAGCTGTGATCTTGATTGATATAGCCAGATGACTATTAACGTGATATAAGTCTAAGGAGCGTCTCTTTGGTTCGGGCTTTTTCCGGATTTATTGTGCAAAGTCGACATACGTAAATATTCCCTCTTGCATATTACGAATTAAGTTAGCCACAAGTAAGATATATGACTGTAGGAATCGACTCAGTTCTGCGTGCGAATTCGTTACCTGCAGAGCATTATGATCGTTATGCGGATTTTGATGCATGTGAATCATTTACAGCAAATGTGCTTCCGCTTGCCCCCTGTAGGACCTATTCAGCTCTTGGCTCATAGTTCTCGGGGAAGGATGGCCTTCGTCCACCATCGGCGTCCTATTGATATTATGATATACCGAGAAAGAAAGATTACACAGAGCTAAGTGTCGGCTATTCAAAGTAGAGGAACATGGCAAAATTTATATGCTGCAGTATAAGCATGCATCTAACATGAACGGGACGATGAGCAACGTAATCACGATTGACAACCTCGTGAGTGACAGCCTGCCAGAACACACTTCAAGTACGCTGACTAGTTTTTGACCCGGTTGGGATGGGCGAATATGGGTATGCATATGTCTTGTTGGATAAATGAGGATCAACATGACAACGGACTGTCCATGCAAAGATACCATTGGAGCGCATCCGCAGATTTCTTTGGCCTTCTCTGCCTAGACTGACGAGTCGACAGTTTGACACATTGTGACTCTGAGCCCATAGAAGGAAACATTAGTGCATATCAATGCCTTGCAAGTCAATGTTCACAACTTCAGAAAAGGACGCGTGTTCCGGAATGGCCCTGTTTTAGGCTGTCATGCGTATAACTACATGCTTAATCGAGACATTTGGAGTCCATCAGCTTGAATTGAGCTCAGCATCTGGATTCACGAAGCCAGCAAGTAGATAGTCCTTAACTGCCATTGACTTTAAGACAGGTTGTCCTTGGCTccattgttgttgtcgatgatgttgttggtgtCCTAGGGGTCATGTAGAGGAAGACTTGTATCCCGCGCAGGAGGGTCCTAAGTTTATTCAacgaagaaatcaagaaaaCGTATACCAGCAGAGAATGGACTGGGTTAACTCGTGATAAAATCTCAACTCCTCTTATCACGGTTAACATTTGGTGGTTATATGTAATGATCTTGCTTGTCCTTGCTGCTTGAATAGCGGCCAAAACGATCAACACACTAACCCCAAACGGCTTAGCTGAAGTGTGCCTGATTCATGACTGAGGCCCCAAATGTCCACCTATGCATGAGTACCTTGATCATGCACATACCATCTCCCCCCTTCTGCCGTGGAATTCCCTCGACTTTCATCCTCCATTCCAGAGCAACCCTGACTAGCAACCATCCTCTATGGCCTGCAGTCGGGCCTTCTGTTTTTGATTCCGCACTTGAATGAACCTTGCGGCCAACCGTACTCTCAGAATGGAGTTTATGGCTCTATACATTGATGCAAATGATTGATAACTAGCTGTACGGCGTACACTCGCCTAGTCCCCAGCCATCTTATATCCACCAACTATTCAGTCATCTCTACAGGTTATCGAAGTGTTCAATCAATGATGGTGGACCTTCAATGGCTGGCTAGAACTTCCAAGCATTGCCCCTCCTAAATGAGAGCATTCCTGATGGGAGGGTAACCCTTGGTAACCATGGCGGATTGCCTCAATGCTTAAAGTTGCTATGCTTGTTTCGGCGCTGTTATTACTACTACCAATCAATGCAAAGTATTTTGAGGTTCAGCTTCATGGAATATGGATCCCTTGATCGTTGTCCTgctggaagaacaagagagaGGGCATTTGCCGTTCTACGTAAGCACACCAGACACACAGGGACTGCAAACCTGCTTTACTATCCCTTTCTgaccccccccccccccccccccccccccaaaaacCTTCACTTATTGAATGGTTGCAACAGCTTGCTGTGTCACACTCTCTCAGACTTGCTTTTGATCATTCTCTTTCCGTAATTCTTGGTGTGACACGATCTATCGGCCTTCCACCATTGTTTACACCCTCACTGCCATCTCAAGTCTCTAGTCACTTTGTTCCT of Aspergillus fumigatus Af293 chromosome 2, whole genome shotgun sequence contains these proteins:
- the rpL3 gene encoding 60S ribosomal protein uL3 translates to MSHRKYEAPRHGSLAFLPRKRAARHRGKVKSFPKDDPKKPVHLTASMGYKAGMTTVVRDLDRPGAKMHKKEIVEAVTIIETPPLVAVGVVGYIETPRGLRSLTTVWAEHLSDEVKRRFYKNWYKSKKKAFTKYAKKHAEENGASITRELERIKKYCTVVRVLAHTQIRKTPLKQKKAHLMEIQVNGGSVADKVDFARNLFEKPIEIDSIFEKDEMIDVIAVTKGHGFQGVTSRWGTKKLPRKTHKGLRKVACIGAWHPSHVQWTVARAGQMGYHHRTSCNHKVFRIGKGSDEGNASTDFDISKKQITPMGGFVRYGEVKNDYIMVKGSVPGVKKRVMTLRKTLYPQTSRRATEKVELKWIDTSSKFGHGAFQTPEEKRAFMGTLKKDLVTSA